A single region of the Labeo rohita strain BAU-BD-2019 chromosome 3, IGBB_LRoh.1.0, whole genome shotgun sequence genome encodes:
- the slc25a19 gene encoding mitochondrial thiamine pyrophosphate carrier, translated as MVGYDPNSPAAALTPEEAALAGSVAGTVTRALISPLDVIKIRFQLQIEQVSWRNRQGKYWGLWQATRCIMTEEGLPAFWKGHIPAQLLSVCYGAVQFASFEALTELVHKQTAYNSQTPGVHFICGGLAACSATVACQPLDTLRTRFAAQGEPKIYRNLRHAVATMFRTEGPFTFYRGLTPTLVAVFPYAGLQFFFYNVLKKSLESKDTKSKGGLHSLISGSCAGVISKTITYPFDLTKKRLQVGGFEEARMKFGQVRTYYGFVDCVVRISREEGLRGFFKGLSPSILKAAVSTGFTFFWYEFFVNVIVSLKSS; from the exons ATGGTGGGTTATGATCCAAACTCCCCCGCCGCGGCTCTCACCCCAGAGGAAGCTGCTCTGGCCGGGTCAGTGGCAGGCACGGTCACCCGAGCCCTCATCAGCCCTCTGGATGTTATCAAAATCAGGTTTCAG TTGCAGATCGAGCAGGTGTCCTGGAGGAATCGTCAAGGGAAGTACTGGGGTTTATGGCAGGCCACACGCTGTATTATGACTGAAGAAGGACTTCCTGCTTTCTGGAAAGGTCACATTCCTGCCCAGCTACTGTCTGTGTGTTATGGGGCAGTTCAG TTTGCGAGTTTTGAAGCCTTAACAGAGCTGGTCCATAAGCAGACAGCCTATAACAGCCAGACACCAGGAGTACATTTCATCTGTGGCGGTTTGGCCGCCTGCTCCGCCACCGTCGCCTGCCAGCCGCTGGATACCCTCCGCACACGCTTCGCTGCTCAGGGCGAACCCAAG ATATATCGTAACCTCAGACATGCCGTAGCCACAATGTTCCGCACAGAGGGGCCCTTCACCTTCTACAGGGGCCTCACACCTACCCTAGTGGCTGTGTTTCCTTATGCAGGgctgcagtttttcttttataatgTCCTGAAGAAATCTCTAGAGTCCAAGGACACGAAATCTAAAG GAGGTTTACACAGTCTAATCAGTGGTAGTTGTGCTGGAGTCATCAGTAAAACCATCACGTATCCGTTTGACCTGACTAAAAAGAGACTTCAAGTGGGTGGATTTGAAGAAGCCCGGATGAAGTTCGGACAG GTGCGAACGTATTATGGATTTGTAGACTGTGTGGTGAGGATCAGCAGAGAGGAAGGGCTCCGAGGTTTTTTTAAGGGCCTTTCCCCCAGTATCCTGAAGGCTGCGGTGTCTACAGGCTTCACCTTTTTCTGGTACGAGTTCTTCGTCAATGTCATTGTCAGCCTCAAGAGCAGTTAG
- the fbxw9 gene encoding F-box/WD repeat-containing protein 9, with the protein MSRTSVTLEDEEKQRCPDGADPPNFACNDTPHSLPERLNLEPSVIAMETSPSPSSNGTNLLSLPWEIVTQIASHLPAQCVINVLPHVCQTLGKLSEDRLAWQVRAQKLSGPAASFPVGPKEDFDWSKACLEMEQLIGCWAGRGNQAERQETEGARQEVAAGGVNGEAPAAEGNLVEMQLDVEINDAADVQSQTASNSGQLNESSSASSPLEHIILPSGHIADVNCVLLLGGKEALCASGSRDRNVNLWDLREGPRGKLMHTLAGRGTISTHRGWVWCLASSGPLLASGSFDSTVRLWDLEAGGAERRLIQCKAAVLCLSCERDTVLAGSHDQKLSIFDTRAADPLVKSLRLHGDAVLCLASDDQYIISGSKDQTVALFDRRAGKLLQKVQLSSYLLSLSYSGREVWAGDNRGLVHTFSMHNSSLTSISQFNIHRSLVTGVHYSSGALYTCSSDRTIKVHLPCAPPKTLCTLHHQAGVNGLSVEGGTLAIASGDMNVEIWRPRCTESTSI; encoded by the exons ATGTCAAGAACAAGCGTCACTCTGGAGGATGAGGAGAAGCAGAGATGCCCTGACGGTGCTGATCCACCCAACTTCGCCTGCAATGACACTCCACACTCTTTACCTGAGAG ACTTAATTTGGAACCATCTGTCATCGCAATGGAGACAAGCCCCTCCCCTTCTAGCAATGGGACAAACCTCCTGTCATTGCCATGGGAGATAGTTACCCAGATAGCCTCACATCTCCCGGCACAGTGTGTGATTAATGTGCTGCCGCAT GTGTGTCAGACGTTGGGAAAGCTTAGCGAGGATCGCTTGGCATGGCAGGTTCGGGCTCAAAAACTCTCGGGTCCCGCAGCATCTTTCCCGGTCGGGCCAAAGGAGGATTTTGATTGGTCCAAGGCCTGCTTAGAAATGGAGCAGCTGATTGGCTGCTGGGCAGGGCGTGGGAATCAGGCAGAGCGACAGGAAACGGAGGGAGCGAGACAGGAAGTGGCAGCTGGTGGGGTGAACGGTGAAGCGCCGGCAGCTGAGGGGAACTTGGTAGAGATGCAGCTGGATGTCGAAATAAATGATGCAGCGGATGTTCAGTCCCAGACTGCCTCTAACAGCGGCCAGCTGAACGAGTCATCCAGCGCTTCTTCACCCCTGGAGCACATCATTCTTCCTTCTGGCCACATTGCAGATGTGAATTGTGTCCTCCTGTTGGGTGGAAAAGAGGCATTGTGCGCTTCCGGCTCTAGGGACAGAAACGTGAACCTGTGGGATCTTCGAGAGGGTCCCAGAGGCAAGTTGATGCACACTCTAGCGGGACGGGGCACCATTAGTACCCACCGGGGCTGGGTGTGGTGCCTGGCATCCAGCGGACCTCTGTTGGCGTCCGGCTCATTCGACAGCACCGTCAGGCTCTGGGATCTTGAAGCCGGAGGTGCGGAACGGAGACTCATCCAGTGCAAAGCTGCTGTATTGTGTCTGTCCTGCGAGAGGGACACGGTGCTGGCCGGATCACATGATCAGAAATTAAGCATATTTGACACCCGGG ctgCAGATCCATTGGTCAAGAGTCTTCGTCTTCATGGCGATGCTGTGTTGTGCCTGGCGTCTGATGACCAGTATATCATATCAGGCAGTAAAGACCAAACCGTCGCTCTGTTTGACCGCAGGGCGGGAAAACTCCTGCAGAAAGTTCAA CTGAGCTCCTACCTGCTGTCGCTGTCCTACAGCGGTCGAGAGGTGTGGGCCGGGGATAACCGTGGACTCGTGCACACCTTCTCCATGCACAACAGCTCCCTGACGTCCATATCCCAGTTTAACATCCACAGGTCACTGGTCACAGGTGTACACTACTCCTCTGGTGCTCTCTACACATGCTCCTCGGACCGCACTATCAAG GTCCATCTTCCATGTGCTCCACCCAAGACACTGTGCACCCTTCATCACCAGGCAGGAGTTAATGGG ttaAGTGTTGAAGGAGGAACGCTGGCCATCGCTTCCGGTGACATGAATGTTGAAATTTGGAGGCCCAGATGCACAGAGTCGACAAGCATTTGA
- the dhps gene encoding deoxyhypusine synthase, with protein sequence MADQAPSVARDAVLKESIALPEDMPQIKGYDFNQGVDHKALLQSFLTTGFQASSFGLAVQEINKMIEKRLEPMQEEHEGCDSDTSASGCTIFLGYTSNLISSGVRESIRYLAQHRMVDVIVTTAGGIEEDLIKCLAPTYLGEFSLKGKELRQQGINRIGNLLVPNDNYCKFEDWLMPILDQMVLEQKTEGTQWTPSKMIHRLGKEINNPDSVYYWAYKNDIPVFSPALTDGSLGDMIYFHSYKNPGLVLDIVEDIRRLNSKAVFAKSTGMIILGGGLVKHHIANANLMRNGADFAVFVNTGQEFDGSDSGARPDEAVSWGKIRMDASPVKVYADASIVFPLLVAETFAHNANKLIKEKKSD encoded by the exons ATGGCAGACCAGGCCCCCTCTGTGGCGAGGGATGCGGTGTTGAAGGAGAGCATCGCTCTGCCGGAGGACATGCCTCAGATTAAAGGTTATGACTTCAACCAGGGTGTGGACCACAAAGCCCTGCTGCAGTCCTTCCTCACCACAGGCTTCCAGGCCAGCAGCTTTGGCCTGGCTGTGCAGGAGATCAATAAGATG ATAGAGAAGAGACTGGAGCCGATGCAGGAGGAGCACGAGGGCTGCGATTCAGATACGTCTGCTTCAGGATGCACCATTTTCTTGGGCTACACATCCAACTTGATCAGCTCCGGTGTGCGAGAGAGTATTCGCTACCTCGCACAGCACAGAATG GTAGATGTGATTGTGACCACAGCAGGAGGGATTGAGGAAGACCTTATCAAATGTTTAGCACCCACTTACCTCGGGGAGTTCAGTCTTAAAGGCAAAGAGTTACGACAGCAAGGCATTAATAG AATAGGTAATCTCTTGGTACCAAATGATAATTACTGTAAGTTTGAAGACTGGCTAATGCCTATTCTGGATCAAATGGTGCTGGAACAAAAAACAGAG GGCACACAGTGGACACCCTCCAAAATGATCCACAGACTAGGCAAAGAAATCAACAACCCAGACTCTGTGTACTACTGGGCTTACAAG AACGACATCCCAGTGTTTAGTCCCGCCCTCACTGACGGCTCATTGGGTGATATGATCTATTTCCACTCGTATAAAAACCCTGGCCTGGTGCTTGACATAGTGGAGG ATATTCGGCGGTTGAACAGCAAAGCGGTGTTTGCTAAGAGCACAGGGATGATCATTCTCGGAGGAGGACTCGTCAAACATCACATCGCCAACGCTAACCTCATG AGGAATGGAGCTGACTTTGCAGTGTTTGTCAACACTGGTCAGGAGTTTGACGGCTCGGATTCAGGCGCTCGGCCAGATGAAGCCGTTTCTTGGGGGAAAATCCGCATGGACGCCTCACCTGTAAAG GTCTATGCTGATGCCTCTATAGTCTTTCCGCTTTTAGTGGCTGAAACTTTTGCACACAACGCCAACAAGTTGATCAAGGAAAAGAAGAGTGATTGA
- the LOC127157492 gene encoding myeloid-associated differentiation marker homolog yields MLHVDFRTLILPIGIVRMVEVVLTCMCFALAASAGIPVSATSHWAWCMFCWCFCCFTTLLIIILEFTNLNTKVFISWEDFTMAFAMLATLMMVTIAIIYPTFFTCSTCSRQIGASAVSWLCFGLYAVEVWLVHKRPGETSGFLTTIPGLLKILETFVACIIFMSLSPTEYRKFPGMQWCVAVYSICFIFSLLIICLTIAKLPSILPFSFDKAVIGFNIGAVAMYTTTVVIWPLYAFERNPRPDICNHCSWDDLVVVTFMTVINFLVYIGDMAYSVKIVFFTHTEHNYEN; encoded by the coding sequence ATGTTGCACGTGGATTTCAGAACTCTGATTCTGCCTATTGGCATTGTTCGGATGGTGGAGGTGGTTCTAACATGCATGTGCTTTGCATTGGCGGCATCAGCGGGGATCCCGGTCTCCGCCACGTCACATTGGGCTTGGTGCATGTTCTGCTGGTGCTTCTGCTGTTTCACAACCCTCCTCATCATCATTTTGGAGTTTACCAACCTGAACACCAAAGTGTTCATTTCATGGGAGGACTTCACTATGGCTTTTGCTATGTTAGCCACACTTATGATGGTCACCATTGCAATTATCTACCCCACGTTCTTCACCTGCTCTACCTGCTCCAGGCAGATCGGGGCATCTGCGGTGTCCTGGTTGTGTTTCGGGTTGTATGCAGTAGAGGTCTGGTTGGTCCACAAAAGACCTGGTGAAACCAGTGGCTTTCTCACCACCATTCCTGGTCTCCTCAAGATCCTGGAGACATTCGTCGCCTGCATCATATTCATGTCTTTGAGTCCCACCGAATATAGGAAGTTTCCAGGAATGCAGTGGTGCGTGGCCGTCTACTCCATATGCTTCATTTTTTCGCTGCTCATTATTTGCCTCACCATCGCCAAGCTGCCTTCCATCTTGCCATTTTCTTTTGACAAAGCCGTCATTGGCTTCAACATTGGGGCCGTGGCTATGTACACAACCACTGTTGTTATCTGGCCGCTATATGCGTTTGAAAGAAACCCACGCCCAGACATCTGTAACCACTGTTCGTGGGATGATCTGGTGGTGGTGACCTTCATGACTGTCATTAACTTCTTGGTATACATTGGAGATATGGCCTACTCtgttaaaatagtattttttactCATACTGAGCACaattacgaaaattaa
- the gng14 gene encoding GGL domain-containing protein, which yields MDVYCSNNVLQARRAVEQLRLETELQRIKISAAAEQLVQYCQEHRRADPLLTGIAASSNPFKDKKTCVLL from the exons ATGGACGTATACTGCAGTAACAATGTTCTTCAGGCCAGGAGAGCCGTGGAGCAGCTCAGACTAGAGACAGAACTACAGCGAATCAAG ATTTCCGCAGCAGCAGAGCAGCTGGTTCAATACTGTCAGGAACACCGGAGAGCTGATCCGCTGCTGACCGGGATCGCCGCATCCTCCAACCCATTCAAAGACAAGAAGACGTGCGTCCTGCTGTGA
- the zgc:77748 gene encoding myeloid-associated differentiation marker homolog-like, with the protein MVTLNPQTLTTPIGIIRLFEFALTLITFSLVASEGHDGRSFWAWCMFTWCFCCFVTLLIIILEFTSLNTKVPISWDDFTTAFAMLSTLMQLAASVIYPTIFICSSCSIRIAATVTSCVCFGLYAAEVGLARAKPGEISGFLSTVPGLLKVLEAFVACIIFISLNSGVYSRFPGLQWCVAVYSICFIIALLIIILTICRLLARIPFPLDKCLTGYNILAVLMYLTAVVIWPVYSFHYLRPSDCTGQCWDNLVVVTCMTCINLIVYIVDTVYSVRLVFFISPA; encoded by the coding sequence ATGGTAACCCTGAACCCTCAAACTCTCACCACGCCAATAGGAATAATCAGACTCTTTGAATTTGCACTAACTCTCATTACCTTCAGCCTGGTGGCTTCTGAAGGCCACGATGGCCGTTCATTCTGGGCCTGGTGCATGTTCACATGGTGCTTCTGCTGTTTCGTGACGCTCCTCATTATCATCCTGGAGTTCACCAGCCTGAACACCAAGGTGCCCATTTCTTGGGATGACTTCACTACGGCTTTTGCGATGCTGTCTACGCTCATGCAATTGGCCGCTTCGGTCATCTACCCCACGATCTTCATATGCTCCTCGTGTTCGATCAGGATCGCGGCCACGGTGACGTCCTGCGTGTGCTTTGGCCTATACGCGGCCGAGGTTGGACTGGCCCGAGCCAAACCCGGGGAGATCAGCGGGTTCCTGTCCACCGTGCCGGGCTTGCTGAAGGTTCTGGAGGCGTTCGTAGCTTGCATCATCTTCATCTCTTTGAATTCAGGTGTTTACAGCAGGTTTCCTGGGCTTCAGTGGTGCGTGGCTGTGTACTCGATTTGCTTCATCATTGCTCtcctcatcatcatcctcacaATTTGCAGGTTGTTGGCTCGAATCCCCTTCCCGCTGGACAAATGTTTGACGGGGTACAACATACTGGCTGTTTTAATGTACCTCACGGCTGTGGTGATATGGCCCGTCTACAGTTTCCATTACCTCAGACCATCAGATTGCACTGGCCAATGCTGGGACAACCTGGTTGTTGTGACCTGCATGACTTGCATTAATCTGATCGTCTACATCGTGGATACGGTTTACTCAGTGCGTCTGGTGTTCTTCATTTCACCTGCTtag